In Methanomicrobium antiquum, one DNA window encodes the following:
- a CDS encoding methytransferase partner Trm112, with product MRMSTYDILCCPVCKGDLILEIRKKELLESGEEDVIEGTLRCEKCSVDYPISEGIPDLLPREKEE from the coding sequence ATGAGGATGTCAACATATGATATATTGTGCTGTCCGGTCTGCAAAGGAGATTTAATTCTTGAAATCAGGAAAAAAGAGCTTCTTGAGAGCGGAGAAGAGGACGTAATTGAAGGAACACTCAGATGTGAGAAGTGCAGTGTTGACTATCCGATATCTGAGGGAATACCTGACCTTCTTCCAAGAGAGAAGGAAGAATAA
- the artA gene encoding archaeosortase A → MPDILLTLSLIFFVLFMVTSELKKYFAALGWIFLAFSFYKMTAGYLMENEFVYPFIAVLAVPVFYITIKNSLLKDKTAFQITSVAAIAFIIYSAAAFISPVSEWMIKTLVEHTVFALTAIGHPASISEWNTILSNGYRVIITFSCTPIVGIAVMLGLSAGIAGTGSQKIMASLFAVATLIALNLIRLIFVVIAYSEQWFPYFFDTVANGYQGYESFYWAHNVIGRISFTLLGILIVGGGLILFIPQIKDFYFEILHFYYRGLKNIANLVLRTFKLNKIHF, encoded by the coding sequence ATGCCCGACATACTCCTGACTCTCTCGCTCATATTTTTCGTTCTTTTTATGGTTACATCTGAGCTTAAAAAGTATTTTGCCGCATTAGGATGGATATTTCTGGCATTTTCATTTTATAAAATGACCGCCGGGTACTTAATGGAGAATGAATTTGTATATCCCTTCATTGCTGTACTTGCAGTGCCGGTTTTTTATATAACAATCAAAAATTCACTTCTAAAAGATAAAACTGCATTTCAGATTACATCTGTTGCGGCAATTGCCTTTATTATTTATTCAGCCGCCGCCTTCATAAGTCCGGTCTCGGAATGGATGATTAAAACACTTGTGGAACACACCGTTTTTGCCCTGACCGCAATAGGACATCCCGCATCAATATCTGAGTGGAATACAATTCTAAGCAACGGCTATAGGGTAATCATTACATTCTCATGCACTCCTATTGTTGGAATCGCTGTAATGCTTGGGCTTTCAGCCGGAATCGCCGGAACAGGTTCGCAAAAGATTATGGCATCGCTATTTGCAGTGGCAACACTTATCGCACTAAATCTTATAAGGCTTATATTCGTGGTTATTGCATATTCAGAGCAGTGGTTTCCTTATTTTTTCGATACTGTCGCAAACGGATATCAGGGTTATGAAAGTTTTTACTGGGCACACAATGTCATTGGAAGAATTAGTTTCACACTCCTTGGAATTTTGATTGTAGGCGGAGGACTCATCCTTTTCATACCGCAGATAAAAGACTTCTATTTCGAAATTTTACATTTTTATTATAGAGGCCTGAAAAATATTGCAAATCTTGTTTTAAGAACCTTTAAATTAAATAAAATTCACTTTTAA
- a CDS encoding histidine kinase dimerization/phosphoacceptor domain -containing protein — protein MNKKKEKDGKNPKKVYSYESYLFSAIFLLTLFLVTSSLLLGFAHSSELIHNDVIRSQDEVSSNIYQLISTINKGLEIYDMSLNSRAEAYFKYFYEEYEKSGRNLDLMNLESLKQTKGDDVTFYIIDENFVITHSTNPSSIGLDFKSYAPHYTDYLERVRLSSGFFPERVLTEAETGLLKKFAYMPSPDNKYIFEVSILDENFNTIRKNMKYTDAVDEIVASNPYVKDVRIFNVVHKEVGNSSFSADSNFSAFLDGIFSSETGTDVYNEKTGRTLRYIHIPGKSEIYASDNSLIAEIQLDNSPFESMMAGFVLQFLLLGIFSTGLCIAFAIIVSHHFSSRIKGIVDDISIISAGDLNHSIKDTNAAEFQILNDSINLMVKKIRKNIKNLEKTREILTQEKEKAEMYFSLADVIFIISDIRGIVTDINQKSLDVFEYTKTEAIGNDFFSLIFTDNNREIVKSLFYENIDSDQKKAFCFRCKTKTKGGEIKDVSLSTVFLRDNDGKITGWLTTGNDETDEIKIKRELESSLNQKNALLREVHHRVKNNLQVMISLLDLKSYSPDNKELTDFIKDSKSKINAMALVHEIMYRKNDFKAVNISEYTKDVISGTFSIWRPEADIDVFYDIDSLYFDLDHSIPYGILITELASNALIHAFKDRKTGKITISLKKKSTDTLVLVFSDDGCGLLKDSIIKEKNTVGMNLIRNLTRQLSGEMEIVRGNGTTFIITFENPIEQIRF, from the coding sequence TTGAATAAAAAGAAAGAAAAAGACGGGAAAAATCCTAAAAAGGTATATTCATATGAGTCATACCTTTTTTCAGCGATATTTTTGCTAACGCTGTTTCTGGTCACCTCTTCTTTGCTTTTAGGTTTTGCCCACTCTTCAGAGCTTATTCATAATGATGTCATAAGATCCCAGGATGAAGTCTCTTCAAATATTTATCAGCTTATTAGCACAATTAACAAAGGCCTTGAAATATATGATATGTCGCTTAACAGCAGAGCTGAGGCTTATTTTAAATATTTTTATGAAGAATACGAAAAAAGCGGGCGAAATTTGGATTTAATGAATCTTGAATCTTTAAAACAAACAAAAGGGGACGATGTAACATTTTATATAATTGACGAAAACTTTGTAATAACCCATTCAACAAACCCGTCAAGCATCGGCCTTGATTTCAAGAGTTATGCACCACATTATACAGATTACCTGGAAAGAGTGAGACTCTCATCCGGTTTTTTCCCTGAAAGAGTGTTAACTGAAGCAGAAACCGGACTTTTGAAAAAATTTGCCTATATGCCTTCTCCTGACAACAAATATATCTTCGAAGTAAGCATCCTGGATGAGAATTTCAACACTATAAGAAAGAATATGAAATATACCGATGCTGTAGACGAAATTGTTGCTTCAAACCCTTATGTTAAAGATGTCAGAATTTTTAATGTGGTTCACAAAGAGGTTGGAAATTCGTCATTTTCGGCAGATAGTAATTTTTCTGCATTTCTTGACGGGATTTTTTCTTCAGAGACAGGCACGGATGTATATAATGAAAAAACAGGCAGGACTCTAAGATACATCCATATCCCGGGCAAAAGTGAAATTTATGCATCAGACAATAGCCTTATTGCAGAAATACAACTTGACAACAGTCCTTTTGAATCGATGATGGCAGGATTTGTTTTACAGTTTCTGCTTTTAGGTATATTTTCAACCGGACTTTGTATTGCATTTGCAATAATTGTCTCCCACCATTTCTCTTCCAGAATAAAAGGAATTGTCGATGACATATCAATAATATCTGCCGGCGATTTAAATCATAGTATAAAGGATACAAACGCCGCTGAATTTCAGATATTAAATGACAGTATCAACCTGATGGTTAAAAAAATCAGAAAAAACATAAAAAATTTAGAGAAAACAAGAGAAATTCTGACACAGGAGAAAGAAAAGGCAGAGATGTACTTCTCACTGGCTGATGTAATTTTCATCATCTCAGACATAAGGGGAATTGTTACTGATATTAATCAAAAATCGCTCGATGTCTTTGAATATACAAAAACTGAAGCTATTGGAAACGATTTCTTCTCTCTTATCTTCACAGACAACAACCGCGAAATTGTAAAAAGCCTGTTTTATGAAAATATTGATTCTGACCAGAAAAAGGCGTTCTGCTTCAGATGCAAGACAAAAACAAAGGGCGGAGAGATTAAGGATGTCAGTTTAAGCACAGTATTTTTAAGAGATAATGACGGAAAAATCACCGGATGGCTCACCACCGGAAATGATGAAACAGATGAGATAAAAATAAAACGAGAGCTTGAATCATCCCTGAACCAGAAAAATGCCCTTTTAAGGGAGGTTCATCACAGAGTCAAAAACAATCTTCAGGTTATGATAAGTCTGCTTGATCTTAAATCATACTCACCGGATAACAAAGAGCTGACTGATTTCATAAAAGATTCCAAATCAAAAATAAACGCAATGGCGCTTGTTCATGAGATTATGTACAGGAAAAACGATTTTAAAGCTGTAAATATTTCTGAATATACAAAAGATGTAATATCCGGAACATTTTCAATATGGAGGCCGGAAGCAGATATTGATGTTTTTTATGACATTGATTCTCTATACTTTGACCTTGATCATTCAATCCCGTATGGTATCTTAATAACTGAGCTTGCATCAAATGCACTTATTCACGCCTTTAAAGACAGAAAAACAGGAAAAATTACAATATCCCTAAAAAAGAAAAGCACGGATACTCTGGTTCTTGTCTTTAGCGATGACGGTTGCGGACTTTTAAAAGACAGTATAATAAAGGAGAAAAACACTGTTGGAATGAATCTTATCAGAAATCTTACAAGACAGCTTTCAGGCGAAATGGAGATAGTAAGAGGAAATGGAACAACATTCATCATCACATTTGAAAACCCGATAGAGCAGATAAGATTCTGA
- the artA gene encoding archaeosortase A, translating to MLNKKRIISDILIAETLAALSFGGFTLFLINSRYKKYFGAFGWICLLAMVFSNFPEYLHYNNFAYPIIAVIALPFLYTTVKLLLQENNIVHLATRGASVAFLIYAPFAYIEPLENFLISVNIYSIQIILDAIGFSYTFSEWNMFMHDIFRVEIVLGCTGIKAIALMTGILAAVPSKTKEKILSAVVIIATVFIMNLIRNVFVILAYTQQWFPYFPEIASNGQYGYESFFWSHNIISEFGLSLLTIIFLAIVLIKINPQLKDIIRDLIYIYRKELGIKVKSDEKSS from the coding sequence TTGCTTAATAAAAAAAGAATTATATCAGATATTTTGATTGCTGAAACTTTAGCTGCATTATCATTTGGCGGTTTTACCCTCTTTTTGATTAACAGCAGATATAAGAAGTATTTTGGGGCTTTTGGATGGATCTGCCTTTTGGCAATGGTATTTTCAAATTTCCCCGAATATCTGCATTACAATAATTTTGCATATCCCATAATTGCAGTAATTGCTCTTCCATTTCTTTATACTACAGTAAAACTGCTTTTACAGGAGAATAATATAGTACATCTTGCAACAAGAGGAGCTTCGGTTGCATTTTTGATATATGCACCATTCGCATATATTGAGCCTCTTGAAAATTTTCTGATATCTGTAAATATATATTCCATCCAAATAATTCTTGACGCAATAGGGTTTTCCTACACTTTTTCTGAATGGAACATGTTTATGCATGACATCTTCAGAGTTGAAATTGTGCTTGGCTGTACCGGAATCAAGGCAATTGCGTTAATGACCGGCATCTTAGCCGCTGTTCCTTCAAAAACAAAAGAAAAGATACTCTCGGCAGTCGTGATTATAGCGACTGTCTTCATAATGAATCTCATAAGAAATGTTTTTGTAATTCTCGCATATACACAACAGTGGTTTCCTTATTTTCCTGAAATTGCATCAAACGGCCAGTATGGATATGAAAGCTTCTTTTGGTCGCATAACATCATATCAGAGTTTGGATTATCACTTCTGACAATTATATTTCTCGCAATTGTGCTTATAAAAATAAATCCTCAGTTAAAGGATATAATTCGCGATTTAATATATATTTACAGAAAAGAGCTTGGAATAAAAGTAAAGTCTGATGAAAAATCCTCTTAA
- the cbiB gene encoding adenosylcobinamide-phosphate synthase CbiB: protein MALPALILFLSLVIDRVLGDPKSRLHPVSLLGEFIGLWGKPELYPAYLQRFFGAFLALSTALLFASPFYLFERYAPVLLFLIGAPFFLKICFAWRCLEEHVSNVENAVFHGGGRNEVQMLVSRDTSTLNDEEILSAAYESMAENLVDSVVSPLFYFTFFGLFGSAFFRAFNTMDAMLGYKDKRIRLGWFCARTDDILNYIPARLTGILLIFYFTVKGRFKPAWNSFLSDRKKREGFNGGIPMSLIAGGCMTAFVKPGVYVIGNKEKSLAESRSELISAFRWTAVLASVLFVVIMVLSGGIVFQVIYTLSFNF, encoded by the coding sequence ATGGCGCTGCCGGCCTTAATTCTTTTTCTGTCCCTTGTCATAGACAGGGTTTTAGGAGATCCTAAAAGCAGACTTCATCCTGTCTCTCTTCTTGGAGAATTTATCGGTTTATGGGGAAAGCCGGAATTATATCCTGCATATCTTCAAAGATTTTTTGGAGCATTTCTGGCACTTTCAACCGCACTTTTGTTTGCATCTCCATTTTATCTTTTTGAAAGGTATGCACCGGTGCTTTTGTTTTTAATCGGTGCTCCTTTTTTCTTAAAGATCTGTTTTGCCTGGAGGTGTCTTGAAGAGCATGTTTCAAATGTAGAAAATGCGGTTTTTCATGGTGGCGGCAGAAATGAGGTTCAGATGCTTGTATCAAGGGATACAAGCACATTAAATGACGAGGAGATATTATCAGCGGCATATGAATCAATGGCAGAAAATCTTGTAGACTCTGTTGTATCGCCTCTTTTTTACTTCACATTCTTTGGCCTTTTCGGCTCTGCATTTTTCAGGGCATTTAACACAATGGATGCAATGCTTGGCTATAAGGATAAAAGAATAAGACTTGGATGGTTTTGTGCACGAACGGATGACATATTAAACTATATTCCCGCAAGGCTGACAGGCATTTTATTAATATTTTATTTTACAGTAAAAGGCAGATTTAAGCCTGCATGGAATTCTTTTTTATCTGACAGAAAGAAAAGAGAAGGATTTAACGGAGGAATTCCAATGTCTCTTATCGCCGGAGGATGTATGACTGCGTTTGTAAAGCCGGGAGTCTATGTTATTGGAAACAAAGAAAAAAGCCTTGCCGAATCACGCTCTGAGCTAATTTCAGCTTTCAGATGGACGGCTGTTTTAGCATCAGTTCTGTTTGTGGTTATAATGGTGTTATCAGGCGGGATTGTGTTTCAGGTGATTTACACTCTCTCTTTTAATTTTTAA
- a CDS encoding DUF7524 family protein — MSEYYININKRQINSIEVPKNAVVEVGEDLVLKLNNHGSPLHITISAVNARRFTHFLHENLYLQENLEFKIPIFSTAPTGSFQIEVITGYGIVKESFKVSVCDKELEIPEILDDIPSIEPEKNRYVYPALLITLVVLGWAAYIAGYLYYGNVPGFASVIILTLAVLVAWRCRP; from the coding sequence ATGTCTGAATATTACATAAACATAAACAAAAGACAAATAAATTCAATTGAAGTTCCAAAAAATGCCGTAGTTGAGGTTGGAGAAGATCTTGTTCTGAAGCTGAATAATCACGGCTCCCCCCTTCATATAACAATATCAGCAGTAAACGCCCGCAGATTTACACATTTTCTTCATGAGAATCTCTATCTTCAGGAGAATCTGGAGTTTAAAATACCAATTTTTTCAACTGCACCCACAGGCAGTTTTCAGATTGAAGTTATTACAGGTTATGGAATAGTAAAAGAGTCATTTAAAGTTTCAGTTTGTGATAAAGAGCTTGAAATACCTGAAATTTTGGATGATATACCCTCAATTGAGCCTGAAAAGAACCGTTATGTATATCCGGCGCTTTTAATAACTCTTGTTGTTCTTGGATGGGCCGCCTATATTGCAGGATATCTGTATTATGGTAACGTACCCGGGTTTGCATCGGTAATTATACTAACACTGGCAGTTCTTGTAGCATGGCGCTGCCGGCCTTAA
- a CDS encoding response regulator gives MTKEFKVLIVEDDAIISMDIEQRVKKAGWAVIGVEDRAEKVYEAVEKERPDIVLMDINIKGDSDGVTVAEKLLEDYGIHVIYITAYSDMSMKERSLKTDPLGYLVKPIREAELTEMLEYAAERISRLKNL, from the coding sequence ATGACGAAAGAATTTAAAGTTCTGATAGTTGAGGATGACGCTATAATATCTATGGATATTGAGCAGAGAGTTAAGAAAGCCGGGTGGGCAGTTATCGGCGTTGAAGACAGGGCTGAGAAGGTTTATGAGGCAGTTGAGAAGGAAAGGCCGGATATTGTTCTTATGGACATTAATATAAAGGGGGATTCAGACGGGGTTACAGTGGCGGAAAAATTGCTCGAAGATTATGGAATTCATGTAATTTATATTACTGCATATTCGGATATGAGCATGAAGGAGAGATCACTTAAAACCGATCCTTTGGGATATCTTGTAAAACCAATTCGTGAGGCAGAACTTACAGAGATGCTTGAGTATGCCGCTGAAAGAATAAGCAGATTGAAAAATCTCTAA
- a CDS encoding VOC family protein, translated as MPKNSDINDKLTINAPKKNDNKPLSYNSTVLFVNDIEKSKEFYTNIMGEEIEIDLGINIGFKSGLAIWKGDYARNVIFNDSDSGSDSKPKHKNSDDMDYCSKNMLEIYYETDDMEKTYNTLKNSGCLFVHEIKKQPWCQLTLRILDPDGHMIEIGERMDVCIKRLHKFGMKPNEIAEKTTMPIDIVNFMLD; from the coding sequence ATGCCAAAAAATTCTGATATAAATGACAAATTAACAATAAATGCACCGAAAAAAAATGATAATAAGCCATTATCATATAACTCAACTGTTCTTTTTGTAAATGATATAGAAAAATCAAAAGAATTCTATACAAACATAATGGGCGAAGAGATAGAAATAGACCTTGGAATCAACATCGGATTTAAAAGCGGACTTGCAATATGGAAAGGAGATTACGCAAGAAATGTTATCTTTAATGATTCAGATTCCGGTTCAGACTCAAAACCAAAACACAAAAATTCAGATGATATGGATTACTGCTCAAAAAATATGCTTGAAATCTATTATGAAACGGATGATATGGAAAAAACATATAATACTCTCAAAAATTCCGGCTGTTTATTTGTGCATGAAATAAAAAAACAGCCATGGTGTCAGCTCACCTTAAGAATCCTTGACCCTGACGGCCATATGATAGAAATCGGCGAACGCATGGACGTATGTATAAAAAGACTCCATAAATTTGGAATGAAGCCAAATGAAATTGCAGAAAAAACCACAATGCCAATTGACATTGTAAATTTCATGCTTGACTGA
- a CDS encoding histidine kinase dimerization/phosphoacceptor domain -containing protein gives MSRQIEESKRELSRVMELLKEEPRGLSITDISRLLNMNRNSVSKYLNMLLISGHVDMRSIGVAKVYFLSHRVPISAMLDFSSDAILVLNSDQKIVQVNDNFLVFTGYERDEIMGIKLPESSLPVVSNAVVLKSINDLLRGFEDAREIEWEDDSGNYFFLVKLIPTVFDDGSPGITIILEDVSEIRKMLRDKERLIDQIHIRVRNNLQIISSILNIQASGIEDEPVKNVLGEAERRILALALVHKNLHQSPDQQHVSASDYIGNLVDDLRDSMKISLDIKVIVDMESVQIPFDIAIPFGLLINELLTNSFRHAFSDKNGGIVRISLEKTGDDNFILKFSDNGNGLPEGFDPYTSGSLGINLIRNLIERQMSGRMEVISDKGTVYEIKFKTDGLMRVK, from the coding sequence ATGTCAAGGCAGATTGAGGAGAGCAAAAGAGAGCTTTCAAGAGTAATGGAGCTTTTAAAAGAGGAACCCAGAGGCCTAAGCATCACAGATATATCCAGACTTTTGAATATGAACCGCAATTCAGTCTCAAAATATCTCAACATGCTTTTGATATCAGGGCATGTTGATATGAGAAGCATAGGTGTTGCCAAGGTCTATTTCCTCTCACACCGTGTTCCAATATCGGCAATGCTTGATTTCTCTTCTGATGCGATTTTGGTTTTAAATTCGGATCAAAAGATTGTCCAGGTAAATGACAATTTTTTGGTCTTTACAGGATATGAACGTGATGAAATCATGGGCATCAAACTTCCGGAATCCTCACTTCCGGTTGTATCAAATGCAGTGGTATTAAAGTCTATTAATGATCTTCTCCGCGGTTTTGAGGATGCAAGAGAGATTGAATGGGAGGATGACTCCGGAAATTACTTCTTCTTGGTAAAACTTATTCCAACGGTTTTTGATGACGGAAGTCCGGGGATTACAATTATTCTTGAGGATGTATCAGAAATCAGGAAAATGCTTCGCGACAAGGAGCGCCTTATTGATCAGATTCATATAAGGGTGAGGAATAACCTCCAGATAATTTCAAGCATTCTTAATATTCAGGCATCCGGAATAGAGGATGAGCCGGTCAAAAATGTGCTGGGAGAGGCCGAGAGGCGTATTCTTGCACTGGCACTTGTTCATAAGAATCTTCACCAGTCACCTGATCAGCAGCATGTGAGCGCTTCTGATTATATCGGAAATCTTGTGGATGATTTGAGGGATTCCATGAAAATATCTCTTGATATTAAGGTGATTGTTGATATGGAAAGTGTCCAGATTCCTTTTGATATAGCAATACCTTTTGGTCTTTTGATAAACGAACTTTTAACTAACTCCTTCAGGCATGCCTTCTCTGATAAAAACGGCGGGATTGTAAGAATCTCTCTTGAAAAGACCGGAGATGATAATTTTATTTTGAAATTTTCAGATAATGGAAATGGCCTTCCGGAAGGCTTTGATCCATACACATCCGGTTCACTTGGAATAAACCTGATTCGAAATCTGATTGAAAGGCAGATGTCCGGAAGAATGGAGGTTATTTCAGATAAAGGAACAGTTTATGAGATAAAATTTAAAACAGACGGATTGATGAGAGTAAAATGA